A window of the Radiobacillus deserti genome harbors these coding sequences:
- a CDS encoding ABC-F family ATP-binding cassette domain-containing protein, which translates to MILLQVNQLTKRFGAELILSNIKIEVQTKDRIAIVGRNGAGKSTLLKILAGELSYDSGEIFRPKQVSLGYLAQNTGLESNQTIWKEMLSVFTALIEQEKKLRQMEAEMGNPDLLANQAAYQNLLEEYDRRQDAFKRDGGYQYEADIKAVLNGLSFQGFDLDTPIHELSGGQKTRLALGKLLLSKPDILILDEPTNHLDIETLSWLEGYLNGYPGAVVIVSHDRYFLDKTVNVVYEISRHHSTKFHGNYSKYLDQKAENYERDRKLYEKQQTEIKKMEDFIQKNIVRASTTKRAQSRRKQLEKMDVMDRPDGDEASARFSFQVEKRSGNDVLKVRDLAFRYEDGDDFIFSDLHVDISRGDSIALVGPNGVGKSTLLKTIIGQLSPAYGQIQIGTNVQIGYYDQEQTQLHPQKTVLQELWDDYPLWNEKDIRTILGNFLFSGDDVLKVVSSLSGGEKARLALAKLMMEKSNLLILDEPTNHLDLDSKEVLEAALVDFPGTILFVSHDRYFINKIATQVLEMQPGSSTMYLGDYDYYLEKKQEEFELMELEKQEAAPVKETQTAKSTFEQEKALKKEMRKIQRRIEEIEQQIEELEARTEEIDELLCNPDVFQDHEKALELTEENTDIQQKLEALMEEWEALQTE; encoded by the coding sequence ATGATATTGTTACAAGTGAACCAATTAACAAAACGGTTTGGAGCAGAGTTGATTCTCTCCAACATCAAAATAGAAGTACAAACGAAGGACCGAATCGCCATTGTCGGACGTAATGGTGCAGGAAAATCTACGCTATTAAAGATATTGGCTGGGGAGCTATCCTATGATTCTGGGGAAATCTTTCGACCGAAGCAAGTCAGTCTTGGATATCTTGCCCAAAACACTGGATTAGAATCCAATCAAACGATCTGGAAAGAGATGCTATCCGTCTTTACAGCATTAATCGAACAAGAAAAAAAGTTGCGACAGATGGAAGCAGAGATGGGCAATCCTGACTTACTGGCTAATCAAGCGGCCTATCAAAACCTGTTAGAGGAATACGATCGACGCCAGGATGCCTTTAAACGGGACGGTGGCTACCAGTATGAAGCAGATATTAAGGCCGTGCTTAATGGACTCAGCTTCCAAGGCTTTGATTTAGATACCCCGATTCATGAACTAAGTGGTGGTCAAAAAACACGTCTTGCGTTAGGAAAGCTGCTTCTTTCCAAGCCAGATATCCTCATCCTAGATGAGCCTACAAACCATCTAGATATCGAAACCCTATCCTGGTTAGAAGGCTATTTGAACGGGTATCCGGGTGCTGTGGTCATCGTATCCCACGACCGCTACTTCTTAGATAAGACCGTGAACGTCGTGTACGAGATTTCCCGCCATCATTCTACAAAGTTTCATGGTAATTATTCTAAATATCTAGATCAAAAAGCGGAAAACTATGAGCGAGATAGGAAGCTTTACGAGAAGCAACAAACAGAAATTAAAAAAATGGAAGACTTCATTCAAAAAAATATCGTACGCGCATCCACGACAAAGCGAGCCCAAAGTCGAAGAAAGCAGCTAGAAAAAATGGATGTCATGGATCGGCCAGATGGCGATGAAGCATCTGCACGGTTCTCGTTCCAAGTAGAAAAGCGTAGTGGAAATGACGTGTTAAAAGTACGAGATCTCGCCTTCCGATATGAGGATGGAGACGATTTTATTTTTTCCGATCTACACGTTGATATTTCCAGAGGAGACAGCATTGCACTTGTAGGTCCAAATGGGGTTGGAAAATCGACATTACTAAAAACGATTATTGGACAGCTTTCCCCTGCCTACGGACAGATTCAAATCGGAACAAATGTCCAAATTGGCTACTATGACCAGGAACAAACGCAGCTGCATCCCCAAAAAACCGTATTACAAGAATTATGGGATGATTATCCGCTATGGAATGAAAAAGATATTCGGACCATCCTCGGAAACTTTCTGTTTAGTGGAGATGATGTATTAAAAGTCGTTTCCTCACTCAGTGGTGGGGAAAAGGCACGGCTCGCATTAGCTAAGCTAATGATGGAAAAATCTAATCTTCTTATTCTAGATGAGCCTACGAACCACCTAGATTTAGATAGTAAAGAAGTGTTAGAGGCAGCACTTGTAGATTTTCCTGGTACGATTCTTTTCGTTTCCCACGACCGGTATTTTATCAATAAGATCGCCACACAAGTATTAGAGATGCAGCCTGGTTCTTCTACGATGTACTTAGGGGATTATGATTATTACTTAGAAAAGAAGCAGGAAGAGTTCGAGTTAATGGAACTAGAAAAACAAGAAGCCGCACCTGTAAAAGAAACGCAAACGGCGAAGTCTACGTTTGAACAAGAGAAAGCATTAAAAAAAGAAATGCGTAAAATTCAACGAAGAATAGAAGAGATCGAACAGCAAATAGAAGAGTTAGAAGCACGGACCGAGGAAATTGATGAACTCTTATGTAATCCAGATGTCTTTCAAGACCATGAGAAGGCGCTTGAGCTAACGGAAGAGAATACGGACATTCAACAGAAGCTGGAAGCGTTAATGGAAGAATGGGAAGCATTACAAACAGAATGA
- a CDS encoding redox-sensing transcriptional repressor Rex, with product MNMENKIPQATAKRLPLYYRFLNNLHHQGKLRVSSKELSEAVKVDSATIRRDFSYFGALGKKGYGYNVEYLLGFFRKTLDQDEMAKIALIGVGNLGTAFLHYNFTKNNNTKIEMAFDADPDKVGKDIGGVPVYHIQDLEERLGDTSVAILTVPQSEAQPIAERLVEAGIDGILNFTPARITVPERIRVHHIDLVVELQSLVYFLKHYPLDEME from the coding sequence ATGAACATGGAAAATAAAATACCACAAGCGACAGCGAAGCGCTTGCCATTATATTATCGATTTCTTAACAATTTACATCACCAAGGAAAGCTAAGAGTATCCTCCAAAGAATTAAGTGAAGCGGTAAAAGTAGATTCAGCTACGATTCGCAGAGACTTTTCTTATTTTGGTGCACTAGGGAAAAAAGGATATGGCTATAATGTGGAATACTTACTTGGCTTTTTCCGTAAAACATTAGACCAAGATGAAATGGCGAAAATCGCATTAATTGGAGTCGGAAATCTTGGAACCGCTTTTTTACATTATAATTTTACGAAAAACAACAATACAAAGATTGAAATGGCATTTGATGCAGATCCAGATAAAGTCGGAAAGGACATTGGAGGCGTACCGGTGTATCATATACAGGATCTAGAGGAGCGTCTAGGCGATACTAGTGTTGCGATTCTAACTGTCCCTCAATCCGAGGCACAACCAATAGCGGAGCGTTTAGTCGAAGCGGGGATTGACGGAATTCTTAACTTTACTCCTGCTCGCATCACGGTGCCAGAGCGAATTCGCGTGCATCATATTGACTTAGTTGTGGAACTACAATCGCTCGTTTATTTCTTAAAGCATTATCCGTTAGATGAGATGGAATAA
- a CDS encoding YdiK family protein — protein MRTSPLFTASLYFFIGILFTYLAITFVEDTIWNVTTILLLLFATTYVVISIRLFLLHLAIKRAKKK, from the coding sequence ATGAGGACCTCACCATTGTTTACAGCGTCTCTATACTTTTTTATAGGGATACTGTTTACGTATTTAGCAATTACTTTCGTAGAGGATACTATTTGGAATGTTACAACGATCTTACTATTGCTTTTTGCAACCACTTATGTTGTCATATCCATCCGCCTCTTCCTATTACATCTCGCGATTAAACGCGCGAAGAAAAAATAA
- a CDS encoding CPBP family intramembrane glutamic endopeptidase → MPKRYWYVILTYVIMQLSGALVAPIIKAMGLDPFTAGVFWSVFSFLAALVITLFLLREDMNVGSERGAAGVGTIILWSILGIFLAYFAQFIAAIIETFLLKIPPGSENTQDIMNITRSAPIFILIVVFIAPILEEVIFRKIIFGTIYQKTNFIIAGVASALVFALVHADPLHLIMYMSMGFVFAFLYVQTKRIIVPIITHMAMNGFVVIAQYNMDPEEMEKMLEQFEKIQMIIFGG, encoded by the coding sequence TTGCCGAAAAGGTATTGGTATGTCATCTTAACGTACGTTATCATGCAGCTATCTGGGGCACTAGTTGCTCCAATCATTAAGGCTATGGGCCTAGATCCATTTACAGCAGGTGTATTCTGGAGTGTCTTTAGCTTCTTAGCTGCGCTAGTTATTACTCTTTTCCTATTAAGAGAGGATATGAATGTAGGGAGTGAACGGGGAGCTGCCGGAGTAGGTACCATTATTCTATGGTCTATTCTAGGAATTTTTCTTGCTTACTTTGCCCAATTCATCGCAGCTATTATTGAAACGTTCCTTTTAAAAATTCCACCAGGATCTGAGAATACGCAAGACATCATGAACATTACTAGGTCTGCTCCTATCTTTATTTTAATCGTCGTCTTTATCGCCCCTATATTAGAGGAAGTTATTTTCCGGAAAATTATTTTCGGTACTATTTATCAAAAGACGAATTTTATCATTGCAGGAGTGGCATCCGCGCTTGTGTTTGCGTTGGTACACGCTGATCCGCTTCATCTCATTATGTATATGAGCATGGGATTTGTCTTCGCATTTCTATATGTACAGACGAAACGAATTATTGTACCGATTATTACCCATATGGCGATGAACGGATTTGTCGTGATTGCGCAATATAATATGGACCCTGAAGAAATGGAAAAAATGCTTGAACAATTTGAAAAAATACAAATGATTATTTTTGGAGGCTAA
- the groES gene encoding co-chaperone GroES, with translation MLKPLGDRVVIELVQQEEKTSSGIVLPDSAKEKPQEGKVVAVGSGRVTENNQKVALEVEEGNIVIYSKFAGTEVKYEGKEYLILRESDILAIVG, from the coding sequence ATGTTAAAACCACTAGGTGATCGTGTAGTAATCGAACTTGTTCAACAAGAGGAGAAAACATCAAGCGGTATCGTACTTCCAGACTCTGCAAAAGAAAAGCCACAAGAAGGTAAAGTAGTAGCAGTTGGATCTGGTCGCGTAACCGAGAATAACCAAAAGGTTGCTCTTGAAGTAGAAGAAGGAAACATTGTCATCTACTCCAAGTTCGCAGGTACAGAAGTGAAATACGAAGGCAAAGAATACTTAATTCTTCGTGAGAGCGATATTCTAGCTATTGTTGGTTAA
- the groL gene encoding chaperonin GroEL (60 kDa chaperone family; promotes refolding of misfolded polypeptides especially under stressful conditions; forms two stacked rings of heptamers to form a barrel-shaped 14mer; ends can be capped by GroES; misfolded proteins enter the barrel where they are refolded when GroES binds), with amino-acid sequence MAKEIKFSEEARRAMLRGVDTLANAVKVTLGPKGRNVVLDKKYGSPLITNDGVTIAKEIELEDHFENMGAQLVAEVASKTNDVAGDGTTTATVLAQAMIREGLKNVASGANPVGVRRGIEKAVEVAVEELKAISKPIESKESIAQVAAISSADEEVGQLIAEAMERVGNDGVITIEESKGFNTELEVVEGMQFDRGYASPYMVTDQDKMEAELEDPYILITDKKISNIQEVLPVLEQVVQQGRPLLIIAEDVEGEALATLVVNKLRGTFNAVAVKAPGFGDRRKAMLEDIAVLTGGQVITEDLGLELKNTGIEQLGRASKVVVTKEYTTIVEGSGDAEQIASRVAQIRAQSEETTSEFDKEKLQERLAKLSGGVAVVKVGAATETELKERKLRIEDALNSTRAAVQEGIVAGGGTALVSIYNKVAGLSLEGDEATGASIVLRALEEPVRQIAHNAGLEGSIIVERLKGEAVGVGFNAATGEWVNMVESGIVDPTKVTRSALQNAASVAAMFLTTEAVVADLPEPEGSASMPDMGGMGGMGGMM; translated from the coding sequence ATGGCTAAAGAAATCAAGTTTAGTGAAGAAGCACGTCGCGCGATGTTACGCGGTGTTGACACACTTGCTAATGCAGTTAAAGTAACACTTGGACCAAAAGGTCGTAACGTTGTTCTCGATAAAAAATACGGTTCTCCCCTTATCACAAATGATGGGGTAACCATTGCAAAAGAAATCGAACTAGAAGATCACTTCGAAAACATGGGTGCTCAACTAGTAGCAGAAGTAGCTTCTAAAACAAATGATGTTGCAGGGGACGGTACAACAACTGCAACAGTTCTAGCACAAGCTATGATTCGTGAAGGCTTGAAAAACGTAGCTTCTGGTGCAAACCCAGTCGGTGTACGTCGTGGTATTGAAAAAGCAGTAGAGGTTGCTGTAGAAGAATTAAAAGCAATCTCTAAACCTATCGAAAGCAAAGAATCTATCGCACAAGTTGCGGCTATTTCTTCTGCAGACGAAGAAGTAGGTCAACTCATTGCAGAAGCAATGGAACGAGTTGGTAACGATGGGGTTATCACAATCGAAGAATCTAAAGGCTTCAACACAGAGCTTGAAGTCGTAGAAGGGATGCAATTCGACCGTGGATATGCTTCTCCATACATGGTAACAGACCAAGATAAAATGGAAGCAGAGCTTGAAGATCCATACATCCTTATCACCGATAAGAAAATCTCTAACATTCAAGAAGTACTTCCAGTGTTAGAGCAAGTGGTTCAACAAGGTCGTCCACTTCTAATCATTGCAGAAGACGTAGAAGGCGAAGCACTTGCTACATTAGTAGTAAACAAACTTCGTGGTACATTCAATGCAGTAGCTGTTAAAGCTCCTGGATTCGGGGACCGTCGTAAAGCAATGCTAGAAGATATCGCAGTTCTTACTGGTGGTCAAGTGATCACAGAAGACCTAGGTCTAGAATTGAAAAACACTGGAATCGAGCAATTAGGTCGCGCTTCTAAAGTAGTAGTTACGAAAGAGTACACTACAATCGTAGAAGGTTCTGGAGATGCAGAGCAAATCGCGTCCCGTGTTGCACAAATCCGTGCACAATCAGAAGAAACAACTTCTGAATTCGATAAAGAAAAACTACAAGAGCGTCTTGCAAAACTTTCTGGTGGAGTAGCAGTAGTTAAGGTTGGTGCAGCTACAGAAACAGAATTGAAAGAGCGTAAACTACGTATCGAAGACGCATTAAACTCTACACGTGCTGCTGTACAAGAAGGTATCGTAGCTGGTGGTGGTACTGCACTAGTAAGCATCTACAACAAAGTAGCAGGATTATCACTAGAAGGTGACGAAGCTACAGGTGCAAGCATCGTCCTACGTGCGCTTGAAGAGCCAGTACGTCAAATCGCGCACAACGCTGGACTAGAAGGTTCTATCATCGTAGAACGTCTAAAAGGCGAAGCAGTAGGCGTTGGATTCAACGCAGCTACAGGCGAGTGGGTAAACATGGTTGAATCCGGAATCGTAGACCCAACGAAAGTAACACGTTCCGCATTACAAAACGCAGCTTCTGTAGCAGCTATGTTCTTAACTACAGAAGCAGTTGTTGCTGATTTACCTGAACCAGAAGGTAGTGCTTCTATGCCTGACATGGGTGGCATGGGCGGAATGGGCGGCATGATGTAA
- a CDS encoding ATP-binding protein has product MSRRYENSSIILTSNKTFSQWGEVLGDGIIATAILDRLLHHSRVFSIDGQSFRMKNKATE; this is encoded by the coding sequence ATCAGCCGAAGGTATGAAAATAGCTCCATCATTTTAACGTCGAACAAGACGTTCAGCCAGTGGGGAGAAGTATTAGGAGACGGAATTATTGCAACAGCAATATTGGATCGGTTGCTTCACCATTCCAGAGTCTTTTCTATTGACGGACAAAGTTTTCGAATGAAAAACAAAGCTACCGAATAA